One window from the genome of Spirosoma rhododendri encodes:
- a CDS encoding sensor histidine kinase: MSLLGQTARYLLLSALVIAALGSVGFYVLIHRQIQHEVDEILANRVEHVRLQLGRPTDSAATRQLTAPTSNPRTERVALPEKTRFSDAVQIDSLDGNRRIDIRQLEKTVTVDGQHYRVTTYEPYFEFNELTRELSGVVILAFLLLMGLSVGVGLGLARRLWRPFHATVDQLPAVQFDTGIQPVFPISSVREFNLLSRSLTDLTRKLRRQFLLQKQFTENASHELQTPLAVAAAELDHLMQSEHLNATDHRHLQQVSSALNRMSQLSRSLLLLTQVENNQFADADTVDLSALLHQFLGEYEPFFTHKNIALTSCISPGVLLSINRQLATILLTNLLKNAVRHGESDGRVQLALTPDLLTISNTGAPLPFADSLLFTRFVRNPARPDSTGLGLALIRQIADRYQLPLAYQYDPTDRMHTFRLGLR, encoded by the coding sequence ATGAGCCTGCTTGGTCAGACGGCCCGCTACCTGCTGCTATCGGCACTGGTCATAGCCGCGCTGGGGTCAGTGGGTTTTTACGTGCTTATCCATCGGCAGATTCAGCACGAAGTTGATGAGATTCTGGCAAACCGGGTCGAGCACGTCCGGTTGCAGCTTGGCCGACCGACCGATTCGGCAGCGACCCGCCAACTGACTGCGCCAACCAGCAACCCACGCACAGAGCGAGTTGCTTTGCCCGAAAAAACCCGGTTCAGCGACGCCGTGCAGATCGACTCGCTCGACGGTAACCGGCGTATCGACATCCGCCAACTGGAAAAGACCGTTACGGTCGACGGCCAACACTACCGCGTTACGACGTACGAACCGTACTTCGAATTCAATGAGCTGACCCGCGAACTGTCGGGGGTTGTGATACTGGCGTTTCTGCTGCTGATGGGCTTGTCGGTGGGGGTCGGGCTGGGGCTGGCGCGTCGGCTGTGGCGTCCCTTTCACGCAACCGTCGATCAGCTACCCGCCGTGCAGTTCGATACGGGAATCCAACCCGTGTTCCCGATCAGTTCGGTGCGCGAGTTCAACCTGCTGAGCCGGTCACTAACCGACCTGACCCGCAAGCTGCGCCGGCAATTTCTACTGCAAAAACAATTCACCGAAAACGCATCGCACGAGTTGCAGACACCCCTCGCCGTGGCGGCTGCCGAACTCGACCACCTCATGCAGTCGGAGCACCTGAATGCGACCGATCACCGGCATCTGCAACAGGTTTCGTCGGCACTGAACCGCATGAGTCAGCTAAGCCGGTCGCTGCTGTTGCTGACGCAGGTGGAGAACAATCAGTTTGCCGACGCCGACACGGTCGATCTGAGCGCGCTGCTGCATCAGTTTCTTGGCGAATACGAGCCGTTTTTCACCCACAAAAACATTGCTCTGACATCGTGCATTAGTCCGGGCGTACTGCTGTCGATCAATCGGCAACTGGCGACCATTCTGTTGACCAACCTGCTGAAAAATGCCGTTCGGCACGGTGAATCAGACGGGCGCGTTCAACTCGCACTGACGCCGGATTTGCTGACGATCAGCAATACGGGTGCGCCCCTGCCCTTCGCCGATTCGCTGCTGTTTACCCGCTTCGTCCGTAACCCCGCCCGCCCCGACTCGACGGGTCTTGGCCTGGCCCTTATCAGGCAAATCGCCGACCGGTATCAGTTGCCGCTGGCTTACCAATACGACCCCACCGACCGGATGCACACGTTCCGGCTGGGGCTACGATGA
- a CDS encoding type II toxin-antitoxin system VapC family toxin, which produces MNLLFDTNILLYLARDTSGYKILQAINPDNRNIHVSFASIAEVESIAFQQNWSQDRRHRLEMALDEAQIVEMSQTFLKTYIHIDAYSQRKHLNFPKVPFITPRNMGKHDLWIAATASLLGLTLVTTDADFDHLHGPFLDLRFVAPASLRSLMN; this is translated from the coding sequence ATGAACCTTCTTTTCGATACTAATATCCTCCTTTACCTTGCCCGCGACACATCTGGTTACAAAATACTTCAAGCCATTAATCCTGATAATCGGAACATACACGTTTCGTTCGCTAGTATAGCTGAAGTAGAGTCGATTGCTTTTCAGCAAAATTGGTCTCAAGATAGACGCCATCGTCTGGAGATGGCCCTCGACGAAGCGCAGATTGTCGAAATGAGTCAGACGTTTCTCAAAACGTACATTCATATCGACGCTTACAGTCAGCGGAAGCACCTGAATTTCCCAAAGGTCCCGTTCATTACTCCGCGCAATATGGGTAAGCATGATCTGTGGATTGCGGCTACGGCGTCGCTACTTGGGCTGACGCTGGTAACGACCGATGCCGATTTCGATCACCTGCACGGCCCATTTCTCGACCTCCGTTTTGTGGCCCCTGCTTCGTTGCGGTCGCTGATGAACTAG
- a CDS encoding TonB-dependent receptor, whose protein sequence is MLKSVLAACLFLLFVLPTFAQSSRVVRVQDSLTREPVIGATVRTPNSVKPLIGAVTDANGLATISGLPTSVTGLVASAVGYETGSFPLTAGSDTLVFLLKSVDESLDEVTVSATRTNSRIEDLPIKVEVLGQEDMNEESAVVPGNISSILGDISIIHVQRTSAVNGNQAIRMQGLDPKYTQILRDGLPLYEGFSGNLGVLQIPPLDLKQIEVIKGSVSTLYGGGAIGGLINIVSKSPTSEKPEFTALLNRSGLKESNGNAYYSQKYGKTGLTLFTGYTNQQAVDVTGDGFTDSPQIKQVTVHPRFFWNPSNDSRFNIGYSYTTEHREGGYLPRLEGTAAANTYQNITDLQRHTVDFDANHNTSETNSFTLKGALSTFHRKNTDYQKLSDGRQSSVYLEANDLKRFGKQQLIVGANLTVEAFRKNADSTRLVDYTYSTIGGFVQDDWQVGEKVSLQAGLRVDHHNTFGNFVLPRLSLKLKPSDPWTVRLSVGTGYKTPNLFVNQTPGALNVSLIFPRLLPIDVATVKAERSVGTNMDIAYSKTFENGFSIQVDQAFYYTYINTPVVAQFASLSGTLGAYTNLVNAPYNVFSVGTDTYVRLEYKSFELYLGYNHTLAKRADKNSTDVANNSYLPLAPQDKFSTTLAWENEHFRFGVESSFVGRQYLYNNERVRNYWIVAGAAEYHYNEHWRLVLNTENALNVKQANYETVVTGTNPTVQPTFRPVWAPLEGIIVNAALKYTL, encoded by the coding sequence ATGTTAAAATCTGTACTTGCTGCCTGCCTGTTTCTTCTGTTCGTACTGCCCACGTTTGCCCAGTCGAGCCGCGTCGTTCGGGTGCAGGACAGCCTTACCCGCGAGCCGGTTATCGGTGCAACCGTCCGCACGCCCAACTCGGTAAAACCGCTTATTGGTGCCGTTACAGATGCCAACGGTTTGGCTACAATCTCCGGCTTACCCACCAGCGTTACCGGCCTCGTTGCCAGCGCGGTGGGATACGAAACCGGTTCGTTTCCTCTAACCGCTGGCAGCGATACGCTTGTTTTCCTATTGAAAAGCGTCGATGAGTCGCTCGATGAAGTGACGGTGTCGGCTACGCGGACCAACTCGCGGATCGAGGATTTACCCATCAAAGTAGAGGTGCTCGGTCAGGAAGACATGAACGAGGAAAGCGCCGTGGTGCCGGGTAACATCAGCAGTATTCTCGGCGACATTTCGATTATCCACGTGCAGCGAACGTCGGCCGTCAACGGTAACCAGGCCATTCGGATGCAGGGCCTTGACCCGAAATACACGCAGATTCTGCGCGACGGGCTACCGCTCTACGAAGGCTTTTCGGGCAACCTCGGCGTGTTGCAGATTCCGCCCCTCGACCTCAAGCAGATTGAAGTCATCAAAGGCTCGGTATCGACGCTGTACGGCGGTGGGGCTATCGGCGGACTTATCAATATTGTCTCGAAATCGCCCACGTCGGAGAAGCCCGAATTTACGGCCCTGCTCAACCGGTCGGGGCTGAAAGAGAGCAACGGCAACGCTTACTATTCACAGAAATATGGCAAAACCGGCCTGACGCTGTTTACGGGCTATACCAATCAGCAGGCCGTCGACGTAACGGGTGACGGATTCACGGACAGCCCACAGATAAAACAGGTGACGGTTCACCCCCGCTTTTTCTGGAACCCGTCTAACGACAGCCGGTTTAACATCGGCTACTCGTATACAACCGAACACCGCGAAGGTGGCTACCTGCCCCGGCTGGAAGGCACGGCAGCCGCCAACACCTACCAGAACATCACCGACCTGCAACGTCATACCGTCGATTTCGACGCAAATCATAACACCTCCGAAACCAACAGTTTCACACTCAAAGGTGCGCTGAGTACGTTTCACCGGAAAAATACCGACTACCAGAAACTGTCGGACGGGCGGCAGTCGTCGGTGTATCTGGAAGCCAACGATTTAAAGCGTTTCGGCAAACAGCAGCTCATCGTCGGAGCAAACCTGACCGTTGAAGCGTTCCGCAAAAACGCCGATAGCACCCGGTTGGTCGATTACACGTACAGCACCATCGGCGGGTTCGTGCAGGACGACTGGCAGGTGGGCGAGAAAGTCAGCCTACAGGCCGGGCTGCGCGTCGACCACCACAACACGTTCGGTAATTTCGTGCTGCCCCGGCTGTCGCTGAAACTCAAACCATCGGACCCGTGGACAGTACGGCTGAGCGTCGGGACGGGCTACAAAACACCGAATCTGTTCGTCAACCAGACGCCCGGTGCCCTGAACGTCAGTTTGATTTTTCCGCGTCTACTACCTATCGACGTTGCCACTGTCAAAGCCGAACGGTCGGTTGGTACGAACATGGACATTGCCTACAGCAAGACGTTTGAAAACGGCTTCTCGATTCAGGTCGATCAGGCGTTTTATTACACCTATATCAATACGCCGGTTGTCGCGCAGTTTGCCAGCCTGTCGGGTACGTTGGGTGCGTATACAAACCTCGTTAATGCGCCCTATAACGTGTTCAGCGTGGGAACGGATACGTATGTGCGGCTCGAATACAAGTCGTTTGAACTGTACCTGGGTTACAACCATACCCTCGCCAAACGCGCCGACAAAAACAGCACCGACGTGGCTAACAACAGCTACTTACCACTGGCCCCACAGGACAAATTTTCGACTACGCTGGCCTGGGAGAACGAGCATTTCCGCTTCGGCGTCGAGAGCAGTTTTGTCGGGCGACAGTACCTCTACAACAATGAGCGGGTGCGGAATTACTGGATTGTGGCCGGTGCTGCCGAGTATCATTACAACGAACACTGGCGGCTGGTACTGAACACAGAAAACGCATTGAACGTCAAGCAGGCCAATTACGAAACCGTCGTGACGGGTACCAACCCGACCGTTCAGCCCACGTTCCGCCCCGTCTGGGCACCGTTGGAAGGTATCATTGTGAACGCGGCTTTGAAGTACACGCTGTGA
- a CDS encoding SDR family oxidoreductase, whose amino-acid sequence MNEKVIIISGASRGIGRATALLLAQNGANVVITARNVIELKEVEAEGQGRIVAVPGDVSSEVDMQRVVQTALDRFGRIDAVVNNAGYGVFKNVEDITVDEWDELMNTNVKGTFLLTKAALPTLKAQQSGHIVVVASDVAKRTFAGGALYTASKYAQEAFMGALRKEVRPFRIKVTGVYSGLVDSHFHAKGHGHATSSHYLQSEDMAESMLFILSRPAHVVIDEFMVHPIQQEY is encoded by the coding sequence ATGAATGAGAAAGTTATCATCATCTCCGGCGCATCGCGCGGGATTGGCCGGGCAACGGCCTTGCTACTGGCACAAAACGGGGCCAACGTCGTGATTACAGCCCGCAACGTGATCGAACTGAAAGAGGTCGAAGCCGAGGGGCAGGGCCGCATCGTCGCTGTGCCCGGCGACGTGTCGAGTGAAGTCGATATGCAGCGCGTGGTGCAAACTGCCCTTGACCGCTTCGGCCGGATCGACGCGGTTGTCAACAACGCGGGTTACGGCGTTTTCAAAAACGTGGAGGATATCACCGTCGATGAGTGGGACGAGCTGATGAATACCAACGTGAAAGGCACGTTCCTGCTGACCAAAGCTGCCCTGCCCACGCTGAAAGCGCAGCAGTCGGGGCATATCGTTGTGGTGGCGTCGGACGTGGCGAAGCGGACGTTTGCGGGGGGCGCGCTGTATACGGCGAGCAAGTACGCGCAGGAAGCGTTTATGGGTGCGTTACGGAAGGAGGTTCGGCCGTTCCGTATCAAAGTAACGGGCGTCTACTCCGGCCTTGTCGACTCGCATTTCCACGCTAAAGGTCACGGTCACGCCACGTCAAGTCATTACCTGCAAAGCGAAGACATGGCCGAGTCGATGCTGTTCATCCTGAGCCGCCCCGCCCACGTCGTCATCGACGAGTTCATGGTACACCCCATTCAGCAGGAATATTGA
- a CDS encoding YdeI/OmpD-associated family protein, protein MISFTATLRKFGAKGEKTGWTFIDIPPEQTDVLSQGRKTAFRVKGRLDSFGIQQVALVPMGDSANEEPDEPTAPFIMAVNATMRQGIGKEAGDTVQVELERDDEPPRLSPDLLTCLTDAPESLAFFETLTPGHQLYFSNWIESAKTLPTKTKRLHQAVVGLSMKLSYSEMIRHFRNL, encoded by the coding sequence ATGATTTCGTTTACAGCAACGCTCCGCAAATTCGGCGCGAAAGGAGAAAAGACCGGCTGGACGTTTATCGACATCCCACCTGAGCAAACCGACGTACTCAGTCAGGGACGGAAAACAGCGTTTCGGGTAAAGGGTCGGCTGGACTCGTTTGGTATTCAGCAGGTCGCGCTGGTACCGATGGGTGATTCCGCCAACGAAGAGCCTGACGAACCAACCGCGCCATTTATCATGGCTGTCAACGCGACGATGCGTCAGGGAATCGGCAAAGAAGCGGGCGACACCGTGCAGGTCGAACTGGAACGCGACGACGAGCCGCCACGCCTGTCGCCCGATCTGCTCACCTGCCTGACCGACGCACCCGAATCGCTGGCCTTTTTCGAGACGCTGACGCCGGGCCATCAACTGTATTTCAGCAACTGGATCGAAAGCGCCAAAACGTTGCCTACGAAAACAAAACGGCTGCATCAGGCCGTCGTGGGTCTGTCGATGAAGCTAAGCTACAGCGAGATGATCCGGCATTTTAGAAACTTGTAG
- a CDS encoding helix-turn-helix transcriptional regulator, whose amino-acid sequence MPITRSAFQRYRIIDEIISRYPRQFSKQRLFEVCQDKCGIRSMSSLEKDIQRLREDHDAPIAYDKRRNGYYYTDPQFRLLRLMLSPDDMEALDYAREVLTATQGASVAGELANALQRVRQSLDIIREVKSEPMARRVVYVEERVLGGNRQYVPVLIRAINQNRQITFRYRKHETTADQPATPEKLRTLHPILLREVADSWYVIGYDEATGKERTFALDRMSDLDISLDLCNVPPVVLENVSELFEHIYGITDSSGPVEEILLSFSPLFGRYVKAKPIHQTQEVVRDTDNECVVRLRLAPNRDLLMHLRSYGEHLTVLQPPTLVQAIQESLQTTLNRYIQPAH is encoded by the coding sequence ATGCCCATAACCCGCTCAGCGTTTCAACGCTACCGCATCATCGACGAGATCATCAGCCGGTATCCGCGTCAGTTTTCCAAGCAGCGGCTGTTTGAGGTGTGTCAGGATAAGTGCGGTATCCGGTCGATGTCGTCGCTGGAGAAAGACATTCAGCGTCTGCGCGAAGACCACGACGCACCCATCGCCTACGATAAACGGCGTAACGGCTACTACTACACCGACCCGCAGTTTCGGCTCCTCCGGCTCATGCTTTCCCCCGACGATATGGAAGCTCTCGACTACGCCCGCGAGGTGCTGACGGCCACGCAGGGCGCATCGGTAGCGGGCGAACTGGCGAACGCGTTGCAGCGGGTGCGGCAGAGCCTTGACATTATCCGGGAGGTAAAATCGGAGCCGATGGCCCGACGGGTGGTGTACGTGGAGGAGCGGGTGCTGGGCGGTAATCGGCAGTACGTGCCGGTGCTGATTCGGGCGATCAATCAGAATCGGCAGATTACGTTTCGGTACCGAAAACACGAAACCACAGCAGACCAGCCCGCGACGCCCGAAAAATTACGGACGCTGCACCCGATTCTGCTGCGCGAAGTGGCCGATAGCTGGTACGTAATCGGTTACGACGAAGCGACGGGTAAGGAACGCACCTTCGCCCTCGACCGCATGAGCGATCTGGATATTTCGCTGGACCTGTGCAATGTGCCGCCCGTTGTACTGGAAAACGTCAGCGAACTGTTCGAGCACATCTATGGCATTACCGATAGTAGCGGACCGGTCGAGGAGATTCTGCTCTCGTTCAGTCCGCTGTTTGGGCGGTATGTGAAGGCTAAACCCATTCACCAAACGCAGGAGGTTGTGCGCGATACCGACAATGAATGTGTTGTCCGCTTGCGGCTGGCACCCAACCGCGATTTGCTCATGCACCTGCGTTCTTACGGCGAACACCTGACTGTCTTGCAGCCGCCCACGCTGGTGCAGGCCATTCAGGAATCGTTGCAGACTACGCTGAACCGATACATCCAACCCGCCCACTAG
- a CDS encoding pPIWI_RE_Z domain-containing protein, whose product MMTAYHTPSPLLSAGFPPVVRSKASAQVSASVTHLMRWQEPLATRLRFRHSLPGRVANRLLNIELGLFLLAELLPMAPAEALPNLLNGQGIVYRERPVWTPHQHKMLSRARILLAPYQDRAVWYSALGKYATMDKSLRLFTTTGRGGQNPDASSYDRRERIQLYGWALA is encoded by the coding sequence ATGATGACGGCTTATCACACTCCATCCCCGCTGCTTTCCGCTGGTTTTCCACCGGTTGTTCGTTCGAAAGCGTCGGCGCAGGTTAGTGCATCGGTAACGCACCTGATGCGCTGGCAGGAACCGCTGGCGACGCGGCTGCGCTTCCGCCACAGCCTGCCGGGACGAGTAGCCAACCGTTTGCTGAATATCGAACTGGGCCTGTTCCTACTGGCCGAACTGCTGCCGATGGCCCCGGCCGAGGCATTGCCAAATCTGCTCAACGGACAAGGTATCGTGTATCGCGAACGGCCCGTCTGGACACCCCATCAGCACAAAATGCTGAGCCGGGCGCGGATTCTGCTGGCTCCCTACCAGGATCGGGCTGTGTGGTATAGCGCGCTGGGCAAATACGCCACCATGGACAAAAGCCTGCGCCTGTTTACAACCACCGGACGCGGTGGACAGAACCCCGACGCCAGCTCCTACGACCGGCGCGAACGCATCCAGCTCTACGGCTGGGCGTTGGCCTGA
- a CDS encoding pPIWI_RE_Z domain-containing protein: MNTTPFTTAPAFPSTHPSATASRRPGCLSARQLLDVELGLFLLSQLQPSASPDTLPVLLSQCASVADQTDWTPRQRKLLNRGRLLLTQFQHHPVWYELLDRYVAVSNPLRHAYDVSADRSRFAEKSVGFFRNRTSVLRSILA, from the coding sequence ATGAATACGACCCCATTCACCACCGCCCCCGCTTTCCCGTCTACCCACCCCTCAGCAACCGCCAGCCGCCGACCAGGTTGCCTGTCGGCGCGGCAGTTGCTCGACGTTGAACTGGGCCTGTTTCTGCTGTCGCAGTTGCAGCCGTCGGCGTCGCCCGATACCCTGCCCGTGCTGCTTAGTCAGTGCGCTTCCGTAGCTGACCAAACCGACTGGACACCCCGGCAGCGTAAACTGCTAAACCGGGGGCGCCTGCTGCTCACGCAGTTTCAGCACCACCCGGTTTGGTATGAGTTATTGGATCGGTATGTGGCAGTGTCGAACCCGCTCCGGCACGCCTATGACGTCAGCGCCGACCGTAGCCGGTTCGCCGAGAAAAGCGTCGGTTTCTTCCGCAACCGCACGAGCGTTCTCAGGAGTATCCTGGCGTAG
- a CDS encoding glycoside hydrolase family 2 protein encodes MEVKQTNTSLSSSRPDTGGYAEPINQLPRAVLRPNNYLLLDGDWQFSLDPDDRGLSEQWNNQHTFDGTVQWPGSIEEHMAQARGAQSPEGWRDKVVAWYERTFTLPDRSASVAQSIIQLTFGACGYETRVWLNGQLLSTIEDEDVHLGEYTSFSYELPDELLEAENRLTVRIADTMDAAIPRGKQESHVYKRGGIWYQTYTGAVRSVWLESVERNRLRSRVGVVSSVEDRLVRFTLTTRVHDAGDYTIRLTVVAPKTGEIMATSDYPLHLNVGQKRQRVSLDIPDAQLWSPETPVRYKLVAQLIDNTGYAAQIETHFGLRKIESRGRHIYLNNESIYLDGILYQPGTATFEEMQLHMRAMKELGCNMVRVHIAGVDPRIYNLADQLGMLLWVEVPSPHVSNALSRQNHKAELLRMLALIGSHPSVIIWSLYNEDWGAEDIAVSEETRQYITDMYHFMQLSYPQFLVVDNDGWRHISVEGRLKSDLLTAHLYTPDLNRWRDLLNRLEAGQLEGVAAFSLVVGDPFFYRKQVPLIVSEWGGFGFADYGGPNESEDRTERIAQFKQELRRHAIAGDIYTQATNIEDERNGLIDPHTGELSVPAGLLNSREPQPVELT; translated from the coding sequence ATGGAAGTCAAACAAACCAACACGAGTTTATCGTCGAGCCGACCCGATACCGGCGGCTATGCTGAACCAATCAATCAACTGCCCCGCGCTGTACTGAGACCCAACAACTATCTGTTGCTCGACGGCGACTGGCAATTCTCACTCGACCCCGACGACCGGGGTTTGTCTGAGCAGTGGAACAACCAACATACATTCGACGGCACCGTGCAGTGGCCGGGGTCGATCGAAGAACACATGGCGCAGGCACGGGGTGCTCAGTCGCCCGAGGGCTGGCGCGATAAAGTGGTGGCCTGGTACGAGCGGACGTTTACGTTGCCGGACCGGAGCGCGTCTGTGGCCCAGTCGATTATCCAGCTTACGTTTGGGGCCTGTGGCTACGAAACCCGCGTGTGGCTTAACGGTCAGTTGCTCAGTACAATCGAAGACGAAGACGTTCACCTGGGCGAATACACGTCGTTTTCCTATGAGTTGCCCGATGAACTGCTGGAGGCCGAAAACCGGCTGACGGTACGCATCGCCGACACGATGGACGCAGCTATTCCGCGCGGTAAGCAGGAGTCGCACGTGTACAAGCGGGGTGGTATCTGGTACCAGACCTACACCGGTGCGGTTCGTAGCGTGTGGCTCGAAAGTGTAGAGCGCAACCGGCTGCGGTCGCGGGTGGGGGTGGTGAGTTCGGTCGAAGATCGGCTCGTTCGATTTACCCTGACAACCCGCGTACACGATGCCGGAGACTACACGATCCGGCTGACAGTTGTAGCGCCCAAAACCGGGGAGATAATGGCTACGTCGGATTATCCGTTGCACCTGAACGTCGGGCAGAAACGGCAGCGGGTCTCGCTCGACATTCCCGATGCGCAGCTGTGGTCGCCCGAAACGCCGGTGCGCTACAAACTGGTCGCGCAGCTCATCGACAATACGGGTTATGCCGCTCAGATCGAAACCCACTTCGGGCTGCGGAAGATCGAGTCGCGGGGACGGCACATCTACCTCAACAACGAGTCGATTTACCTGGACGGTATTCTGTATCAGCCCGGTACAGCAACGTTTGAGGAAATGCAACTGCACATGCGGGCCATGAAGGAGCTGGGCTGCAACATGGTACGGGTGCATATCGCCGGGGTCGATCCGCGTATCTATAACTTGGCCGACCAGCTGGGGATGCTCTTATGGGTGGAAGTGCCGAGCCCGCACGTGTCGAACGCGCTGAGCCGGCAAAACCACAAGGCGGAATTGCTCCGTATGCTGGCGCTGATCGGTTCGCACCCGTCGGTTATCATCTGGAGTCTGTACAATGAAGACTGGGGTGCCGAGGATATTGCTGTGAGCGAAGAAACGCGGCAGTACATCACCGACATGTACCATTTCATGCAGCTATCGTACCCGCAGTTTCTGGTTGTCGACAACGACGGCTGGCGGCATATTTCGGTCGAAGGACGCCTGAAATCAGACCTACTGACGGCCCACCTTTATACGCCTGACCTGAACCGCTGGCGCGATTTGCTGAACCGGCTGGAAGCGGGTCAGCTGGAAGGAGTGGCTGCGTTTTCGCTCGTGGTTGGCGATCCCTTCTTCTACCGCAAGCAGGTGCCGCTTATCGTCAGCGAGTGGGGTGGCTTCGGCTTTGCCGATTACGGCGGTCCCAACGAGTCGGAAGACAGGACCGAACGTATCGCTCAATTCAAGCAGGAGTTGCGCCGACATGCCATCGCGGGCGACATCTATACGCAGGCAACCAACATCGAAGACGAACGCAACGGCCTGATCGACCCGCACACGGGTGAATTGAGCGTACCGGCCGGGCTGCTGAATTCGCGCGAGCCGCAGCCCGTTGAACTCACTTAA
- a CDS encoding Nmad2 family putative nucleotide modification protein produces MAKVYMYVVARDLGFAPNPFHGYCTLATCKPKIRNVATTGDWVIGFGGSTLKATGKCIFAMRVTQKLTFNQYWNDPVFNDKKPVQNGSQQMLVGDNIYHQNHNNIWEQSYSHHSYEDGSTNKYNLNRDTGSDKVLISEHFYYFGNSAPLVPNHLLSEIGYKNKIGHRTFPLDEVSCMIHWLEKHYSQSLNRVDADPYDFDKSHSHYSVETNKINT; encoded by the coding sequence ATGGCAAAGGTCTATATGTATGTAGTAGCTCGTGATTTAGGATTTGCTCCAAACCCATTTCATGGGTACTGTACTTTAGCAACTTGTAAACCTAAGATTAGAAATGTGGCAACTACAGGAGATTGGGTAATTGGCTTTGGTGGAAGTACACTCAAAGCTACGGGCAAATGTATATTTGCAATGCGTGTTACTCAGAAATTGACCTTTAACCAATACTGGAATGACCCTGTTTTTAATGACAAAAAACCTGTTCAAAATGGGAGTCAACAAATGTTAGTTGGAGACAATATATATCACCAGAACCACAATAATATATGGGAGCAATCGTACTCTCATCATAGTTATGAAGATGGCTCAACTAACAAGTATAATTTGAATAGAGATACAGGATCTGATAAAGTCCTTATTTCTGAACATTTCTATTATTTTGGAAATTCTGCTCCCTTGGTGCCAAACCATCTACTTTCCGAAATTGGTTACAAAAACAAAATAGGTCACAGAACGTTCCCTTTAGATGAGGTATCTTGCATGATTCATTGGCTTGAAAAACATTATTCACAGTCGTTGAATCGGGTAGATGCTGATCCATACGATTTCGATAAAAGCCACTCTCATTATTCAGTTGAAACCAATAAAATCAATACTTAA
- a CDS encoding TIR domain-containing protein — MASEGKRRHVFISHHHKDDVHVDNISSLLNKRGDDIRNSSWRQLKSENQKRLKEKRVSDEVIRRYLRRKISWSGKVVVLIGKDTHSRPWVNWEIEEAKSQGKRIVGVYLRGGTEADIPAALKKHASAIVGWNTDSIQNALDGANTFQSPDGSQSPRMYTPKSSDC; from the coding sequence ATGGCAAGCGAAGGTAAACGTAGGCATGTTTTCATAAGCCATCATCATAAAGATGACGTGCATGTTGACAATATTTCGTCTCTTCTTAACAAACGGGGGGATGACATAAGGAACAGTTCGTGGCGTCAACTGAAATCTGAGAATCAAAAACGTTTGAAGGAGAAGAGAGTGAGTGATGAAGTTATCAGGCGTTATCTTCGTAGAAAAATTTCCTGGTCAGGAAAAGTTGTTGTGTTGATTGGAAAAGATACTCACAGTAGGCCATGGGTCAATTGGGAAATTGAAGAGGCTAAAAGTCAAGGCAAAAGGATAGTAGGAGTTTATCTGCGTGGAGGCACGGAAGCTGATATTCCTGCTGCTTTGAAGAAGCATGCTTCTGCAATCGTTGGCTGGAACACTGATAGTATCCAAAATGCTTTAGATGGGGCTAATACATTTCAATCTCCAGATGGATCGCAAAGTCCTCGAATGTACACTCCTAAATCGTCGGATTGTTAA